The genomic window GGCGATCGAACACCGGGATTACCTCGCGAACATCGGCCTGCGAGAGATCGGGAAACTGCTGTTCGTCGGGCCGCCGGGCACCGGGAAGACCTCCACGGCACAGGCGCTGGCACAGGACATGGACCTGCCGTTCGTCGAGGTGAAACTCTCGATGATCACGAGCCAGTACCTCGGCGAGACGGCCAAAAACGTCGACAAGACCTTCGAGGTCGCAAAGCGACTCTCGCCGTGTATCCTCTTCATCGACGAGTTCGACTTCGTTGCGAAGACGCGGCGCAGCGACGAACACGCCGCGCTCAAACGGGCCGTCAACACCCTCCTCAAGAGCATCGACAACATCTCGCTCATCGAGGACGATGTCCTGCTCATCGGCGCGACCAACCACCCCGACCAACTCGACGACGCCGCGTGGCGGCGCTTCGACGAAATCATCAACTTCCCCAAGCCCGACCGCGGCATGCGGGCGGACATCCTCGGCCTGATCACCCGCACGATGGATATCGACGAGTTCGATCCGCAACTCATCGCCGAGGTCACCGAGGGCCTGACCGGCAGCGACCTCCGAATGGTGCTCCGGGAAGCGGTGCTCGAGGCGCTGACCGAGGACCGGACGACGCTGACACAGGAGGACCTCATGAACGCCGTCGAGGAGTTCGAGGAGCGGGACACGCTGAAGAACATGGACATGATGGAGGGCGATCACGACGCGCTCGTCGCGGGCGGCGACCTCGGCGATGCAGCCAGCGACGGCGGCGAGCCGAGTGATGCGAGGCGATCCTCGTCGGACCACGGGTCCGACGGCGGTCACTCGCACGATCACGATCACGACCACGATCACTGACGTTGCTTCGGAGCGGGTCTCGAGACGGCGCTATCGGTCTTTTTACGAAACAGGGCCTCGAGCGATGACACCAGCAAACCGTCCCAGTAGAAGCCGGCCGGACTGGGACTTCGGCACACGATTCCTATCGAAATCGGTGGGAGAGCATCGTTGCGATCGCGATAACTGGAACGAGAG from Natrinema versiforme includes these protein-coding regions:
- a CDS encoding ATP-binding protein, which gives rise to MSDAALDVVEFLLTTSVYSDDRTLDENDLPPSFRRVYWTGGVDEDGDDGDGGGSGRKPAGISRPLSVTTTTAREATGVDRPWEAVSDLMFTERDEFSGTITLAQRGMAEEWFAERVDDERLLENPTLAKHFANHDDYDFAVTHEEARERNRPIQADRVWIDGLLEEYFDEEEDEEMLDLVEVRAPEEVDMSLDDLVLTEDQQNELNKISKAIEHRDYLANIGLREIGKLLFVGPPGTGKTSTAQALAQDMDLPFVEVKLSMITSQYLGETAKNVDKTFEVAKRLSPCILFIDEFDFVAKTRRSDEHAALKRAVNTLLKSIDNISLIEDDVLLIGATNHPDQLDDAAWRRFDEIINFPKPDRGMRADILGLITRTMDIDEFDPQLIAEVTEGLTGSDLRMVLREAVLEALTEDRTTLTQEDLMNAVEEFEERDTLKNMDMMEGDHDALVAGGDLGDAASDGGEPSDARRSSSDHGSDGGHSHDHDHDHDH